In Phormidium yuhuli AB48, one genomic interval encodes:
- a CDS encoding P-loop NTPase fold protein, translated as MADIITLLKQNYNPFDLTTARSGNFWLEQQASTLTVESIHQEQLTEIIQVIEEVQLNHITRSILLKGDLASGKSYFLGRLKKQVNQKALFAYIGSWSDNDHIWRHILRQTVDSLMQTPENESQSQFLLWLNSLSAFQDKSLTKRILGEKTVFVQNFKSSYPTSIYQAKNFFSALYHATQPDDYILACDWLRGEDLDASDLKRLGIRKSLSSEEDAKNILMNLGRVAAKAQYPIVLCFDQVDQACLQENGLPTLLGANTTIHNERLKNFVVILSLIQDTWENQSTKYPCLADRDRIDRTVKLGKITLDQAEEIWQKRLHPLHQQADPKPDSAIYPLTRDELKKRALGGRIVPRTVIQLGHKLIQQLKGQGDIKTDDSFSLVWDKEFKKTQAKVERIRQQSSSELAQYLADVLDALGVPNVAYKYLEGSKYWNYSLSFTHPKTSEKIGVLWNEDPNMRSFFYSMSACEKVVKAGDCDRLIFIRHEPFGSKNNKGYKLFQKLFTGNPHRHICPHLDSIHYLVTYHRLLNEATSGELVVGYDSPKPHQLRELVQQSGVLEHCQLLKELGILDKPNRDGEILPPPPPPSRDTKVRDFLMKQIKTQGLLGAKVLINSTLAEFDEVDLNGVIKELKALEQENYIQMIGDETNIQDQSVFRVPEDQRSAS; from the coding sequence ATGGCTGACATCATCACCCTCCTTAAACAAAACTATAATCCCTTTGACTTAACCACAGCTAGAAGCGGTAATTTTTGGCTAGAACAACAAGCCTCAACTCTGACAGTAGAGTCCATTCACCAGGAGCAACTGACGGAGATTATTCAGGTTATCGAGGAAGTGCAACTGAACCATATTACCCGCAGTATCTTATTAAAAGGAGATTTAGCCTCCGGTAAAAGTTATTTTCTCGGTCGCCTCAAGAAGCAAGTCAATCAAAAAGCGTTATTTGCCTACATTGGGAGCTGGTCAGACAACGACCATATTTGGCGGCATATTTTGCGTCAAACGGTCGATAGCCTGATGCAAACTCCCGAAAATGAGAGCCAATCTCAATTTCTGCTTTGGCTCAATAGTTTGTCAGCCTTTCAGGATAAAAGCCTAACTAAACGGATATTGGGTGAAAAAACCGTCTTTGTTCAAAATTTCAAGAGTAGCTATCCGACGAGTATTTACCAAGCTAAGAATTTCTTCAGTGCCTTGTATCATGCTACACAGCCTGACGACTATATTTTAGCCTGTGACTGGTTACGAGGAGAAGATTTAGATGCCAGTGATTTAAAGAGACTGGGAATCCGTAAGTCATTATCAAGTGAGGAAGATGCTAAAAATATCCTCATGAACCTGGGACGAGTTGCCGCTAAGGCTCAATACCCCATTGTCTTATGTTTTGATCAAGTGGATCAAGCCTGTCTTCAGGAGAATGGCTTGCCAACGTTATTAGGAGCGAACACAACCATCCATAATGAAAGACTTAAAAATTTCGTGGTCATTTTAAGTCTAATTCAAGATACCTGGGAAAACCAAAGTACGAAATATCCCTGTTTGGCTGACCGAGATCGAATTGATCGAACAGTTAAACTTGGCAAAATCACCCTAGATCAAGCGGAAGAGATTTGGCAAAAGCGTCTCCATCCGTTGCATCAGCAGGCAGACCCCAAGCCTGATTCTGCGATTTATCCTCTGACGCGAGACGAGCTGAAGAAACGCGCTCTCGGCGGTCGAATCGTTCCTCGGACGGTCATCCAACTGGGTCATAAACTGATTCAGCAACTCAAAGGACAGGGGGATATCAAAACCGATGATAGCTTTTCTCTGGTTTGGGACAAGGAATTTAAGAAAACTCAGGCAAAAGTTGAACGGATTCGTCAGCAGTCCTCTAGTGAATTGGCACAGTACTTAGCGGATGTGTTAGACGCGCTAGGAGTCCCCAATGTGGCTTACAAATATCTGGAAGGGTCGAAGTATTGGAACTACTCTCTGAGTTTTACCCATCCCAAAACATCTGAAAAAATCGGGGTGTTGTGGAATGAAGACCCCAACATGAGAAGCTTCTTTTATAGTATGTCGGCTTGTGAGAAAGTGGTGAAAGCCGGAGACTGCGATCGCCTCATCTTCATTCGTCATGAACCCTTTGGCAGCAAAAATAATAAAGGCTATAAGCTCTTCCAGAAGCTATTTACCGGCAACCCCCACCGTCACATCTGTCCCCATCTTGACTCAATTCACTATCTGGTGACCTATCATCGGCTACTCAATGAGGCAACGTCTGGGGAACTGGTGGTGGGGTATGATTCCCCTAAACCCCACCAGCTCAGGGAATTGGTGCAGCAAAGTGGGGTATTGGAACACTGTCAGCTTTTGAAAGAATTGGGGATACTTGATAAGCCAAATAGAGATGGGGAGATATTACCTCCTCCTCCCCCGCCTTCACGGGATACCAAGGTTCGCGATTTTCTCATGAAGCAAATCAAAACTCAAGGATTGTTGGGAGCTAAGGTCTTGATTAACTCAACCTTAGCCGAATTTGATGAAGTTGACCTGAACGGTGTTATCAAAGAACTTAAGGCATTAGAACAAGAGAACTATATCCAAATGATTGGCGACGAGACGAATATCCAAGACCAGTCTGTGTTCCGAGTTCCCGAAGACCAACGCTCAGCCTCTTGA
- a CDS encoding DNA translocase FtsK, giving the protein MYLDQPDDIETAITRLSHASQLWIDTETADWWTKSPKLSLIQVSDDGGDRRGDSVYILDVLQHPHSIRLFIERIIANPQIEKIFHNATYDVKFLGKSRAQNITCTLKLARKLGKQRLGVTNLQLKTLAAELCQFSDIDRDSQGSNWGQRPLKPRQLHYAKLDVVYLAQVHRYLLTHLDGSHTPPERLEEQSSVSSNPNFSATDVRVAKECPRLFYLGHHSNCRTVFIPQDTQVSGVGTDVHRLAQEFVKLAAADSRFSQLLTPPSEQLEVEQLSRNMQQLFYDHCFYPYLIKIVSKNPNSAQRLEHIWQGLQRLIQHYAGLLKRNRQVFHADQIIAKTFIDSELRLKRSYQLANGDEQTVSGQFDTLVYDGDRQRLCVVEYKTYQPADPSAQLMQVALYADLVHHQRQEPVDAAVYCIFPEFQVYFYDWDQLRSMRDMALLPHLQRMQDWLSWQPDYPDPPPKTYEERLCPLCPQQNTCQTFFLAGEQASPVKSPSVEPIVTPTPEPPPTPTPAITPPDIEEGEKLGQQLTEVFNAFGVEVTYEGAAIGPSFIRVRLKPKLGVKVSSLLRLSDDLQVQLGISVPPMIAPQAGFVSVDLPRTPAQIALFEQYLKPKSLPVTAPVRVAIGVNLENKLVEADLSDPNTCHFLVGGTTGSGKSEFLRALLLSLTQRRSPDHLKLALVDPKRVTFPEFENIPWLLSPIVKDSDRAIALMEDLVLEMESRYKAFEANRCNDLPTYNQQCLERNQPTKPPIICLFDEYADFMAEKEVAKVLELSIKRLGAMARAAGIHLIIATQRPEAKVVTPLIRSNLPGRIALKTASEADSSIILGGKQGQAQNLLGKGDLLYYGGSKLQRLQSLFAPKINFS; this is encoded by the coding sequence GTGTACCTTGACCAACCTGATGACATCGAGACCGCCATTACTCGTCTTTCTCACGCCTCCCAACTCTGGATTGATACAGAAACCGCTGACTGGTGGACAAAATCTCCCAAATTATCCCTCATCCAAGTGAGTGACGATGGAGGCGATCGCCGTGGTGACTCCGTCTATATCCTCGATGTCCTCCAACACCCCCATTCTATCCGCCTCTTCATTGAGCGGATTATAGCCAATCCCCAAATTGAGAAAATCTTTCACAACGCCACCTATGATGTTAAATTTCTAGGCAAGTCCAGGGCACAAAACATCACCTGTACCCTTAAACTGGCTCGAAAACTGGGAAAACAGCGACTGGGAGTTACCAATCTGCAACTCAAAACCCTAGCCGCCGAACTTTGCCAGTTCTCTGACATTGACCGAGACTCCCAAGGTAGCAATTGGGGGCAACGGCCCCTAAAGCCACGACAATTGCATTACGCTAAACTTGATGTGGTGTATCTGGCCCAGGTTCATCGCTATCTGTTAACCCATCTTGACGGGTCTCATACACCGCCTGAGCGCCTAGAGGAGCAGTCATCTGTGAGTTCTAACCCGAATTTTTCGGCTACTGATGTTCGTGTGGCGAAAGAATGTCCCCGCCTGTTTTATTTGGGTCATCACTCAAATTGTCGCACGGTTTTCATTCCCCAAGATACCCAAGTTTCGGGTGTGGGAACTGACGTTCACCGCTTAGCACAGGAATTTGTTAAGTTGGCAGCGGCAGACTCTCGCTTCAGTCAACTGCTGACCCCTCCTAGTGAACAGCTTGAGGTTGAACAACTGTCCCGGAATATGCAGCAACTGTTTTACGACCATTGTTTCTATCCCTATCTCATCAAAATAGTTAGCAAAAATCCCAATTCTGCTCAACGGTTGGAACATATTTGGCAAGGCTTACAACGCTTAATCCAGCACTACGCCGGATTACTTAAACGCAATCGTCAGGTGTTTCATGCAGACCAAATTATTGCCAAGACCTTTATTGATAGTGAATTACGGCTAAAGCGGTCCTATCAACTGGCTAACGGTGATGAGCAGACCGTCTCAGGACAGTTCGATACCCTCGTCTATGATGGCGATCGCCAGCGCCTATGTGTGGTGGAGTACAAAACCTATCAACCTGCTGATCCCTCGGCACAACTGATGCAAGTGGCCCTCTACGCCGATCTGGTACATCACCAACGCCAGGAACCCGTTGATGCAGCGGTCTATTGTATCTTTCCGGAGTTTCAAGTCTATTTCTATGATTGGGATCAGTTGCGATCGATGCGGGATATGGCCTTACTCCCTCATCTGCAACGGATGCAGGATTGGCTCAGTTGGCAACCGGACTACCCCGACCCCCCACCCAAAACCTACGAAGAACGGCTCTGTCCCCTCTGTCCGCAACAAAACACCTGTCAAACGTTCTTTTTAGCCGGAGAGCAGGCCAGCCCCGTTAAATCGCCATCTGTTGAGCCAATTGTAACGCCTACACCAGAACCACCTCCAACACCAACACCAGCCATTACTCCCCCCGATATAGAAGAAGGAGAGAAACTTGGTCAGCAACTGACGGAAGTTTTCAATGCCTTTGGCGTGGAGGTCACCTATGAAGGGGCCGCCATTGGCCCGTCCTTTATCCGGGTTCGTCTGAAACCCAAGTTGGGGGTTAAGGTCTCATCTTTGTTGCGACTCTCCGATGATTTACAGGTCCAACTGGGGATTTCCGTTCCGCCGATGATTGCCCCTCAGGCGGGATTTGTTAGTGTCGATCTTCCTCGAACTCCGGCTCAGATTGCCCTATTTGAGCAATATCTTAAACCGAAATCCTTGCCCGTCACCGCCCCAGTGCGGGTGGCCATTGGCGTTAACTTGGAAAATAAACTGGTGGAAGCAGATTTGTCAGACCCCAATACCTGTCATTTCTTGGTGGGGGGAACGACGGGAAGTGGGAAAAGTGAGTTTTTGCGGGCCTTGTTGCTGAGTTTAACCCAACGGCGATCGCCCGACCATCTCAAACTGGCCCTTGTCGATCCCAAACGAGTCACCTTCCCGGAATTTGAGAACATTCCCTGGCTGCTATCTCCCATTGTCAAAGATAGCGATCGCGCGATCGCCCTCATGGAAGACCTGGTCCTAGAAATGGAATCGCGCTACAAAGCCTTTGAAGCCAACCGTTGTAACGACCTCCCCACCTACAACCAACAGTGTTTAGAACGTAACCAACCCACCAAACCCCCCATTATCTGCCTCTTTGACGAATATGCCGATTTTATGGCCGAAAAGGAAGTGGCCAAAGTCCTCGAACTCTCCATCAAACGGCTGGGGGCCATGGCCCGGGCCGCCGGAATCCATCTCATCATCGCCACCCAGCGGCCCGAAGCCAAAGTCGTCACGCCCTTAATTCGGTCCAACCTTCCCGGCCGCATTGCCCTCAAAACCGCCAGCGAAGCCGACTCCAGCATCATCCTCGGAGGCAAACAGGGCCAGGCCCAAAACCTCCTCGGCAAAGGCGATCTCCTCTACTACGGCGGCTCCAAACTCCAACGGCTACAAAGCCTGTTTGCCCCTAAAATCAACTTCTCATAA
- a CDS encoding mechanosensitive ion channel family protein, with product MKPFRNALANVGLALLTVCLVLTTGAIAQPDEATPPLSEIGEEFRETPSEIQMPETLSPRPIFEAERESARVIVDGIFLFEMGDTSQFPAPERAALMNDKLQRAAETPGVEVVEVVMRNGLPTLLLDGSHLITVTESDARLGTGTNAQEQAELWARQIREVLRQANNERGERFLRRALLQVTLVLTLACILHWGAGRLSFHLVRDQEETPTLEAWRSLGASAVRLLIWGLTLFYISDLFPLTRRWSYRLRQIVANSITAPILPIDTNTYSVLDILILIGLLLGLVMGANRLSQLLRVRILQVSRLNRSAQDAIATTIKYTLMVVGAVVVFNLWGLDITSLTILAGALSVGIGFGFQDIAKNLGSGLVLLFERPIQVGDFVEVGNSMGTVERIGSRSTLIRTLDRVSIIVPNSRFLESEVINWSHDNPVSRLRLPVGVAYGSNLEAVKAALLEAAQEHPQVLRIPPPRILFTGFGDSSLDFQLLVWCGDPSQQQLLRSDLYFGIHEQLKRRNIEIPFPQRDLHVRSGSFVMGEGNGKPGGNHRVTEDREL from the coding sequence ATGAAACCGTTTCGGAATGCTTTAGCAAATGTGGGTTTAGCCTTGCTAACTGTTTGTCTGGTTTTAACAACTGGGGCGATCGCCCAGCCCGATGAAGCCACTCCCCCCCTCTCTGAAATCGGCGAGGAATTTAGGGAAACTCCTTCCGAAATCCAAATGCCAGAAACTCTTTCCCCTCGGCCAATCTTTGAGGCAGAACGGGAGAGCGCTCGCGTCATCGTCGATGGTATCTTTCTGTTTGAGATGGGAGATACCAGTCAGTTTCCCGCCCCAGAACGGGCGGCCCTGATGAATGACAAGCTACAACGAGCTGCCGAGACTCCAGGGGTGGAAGTGGTGGAAGTGGTCATGCGCAATGGCTTACCCACCTTACTTCTAGATGGGAGTCATCTAATTACGGTAACGGAGAGCGATGCGCGTCTAGGCACTGGAACCAATGCTCAGGAACAAGCCGAACTCTGGGCCCGGCAAATCCGCGAAGTCTTGCGCCAGGCGAATAACGAGCGGGGAGAGCGGTTTTTACGTCGGGCCCTGTTACAGGTGACCCTGGTCTTGACATTAGCCTGTATCCTGCATTGGGGAGCTGGACGGCTGTCATTCCACCTGGTGCGAGATCAGGAGGAAACACCCACCCTGGAAGCTTGGCGCAGTTTGGGAGCGTCAGCAGTGCGCTTGCTCATCTGGGGCCTGACGCTGTTTTATATTAGTGACCTCTTCCCCCTCACTCGCCGCTGGAGTTACCGCCTACGACAGATTGTGGCGAATAGCATCACGGCACCAATTTTGCCAATTGATACCAATACCTACTCGGTACTGGATATTTTGATTCTCATTGGCCTGCTGTTGGGATTGGTGATGGGGGCCAATCGCCTCAGTCAGCTACTGCGAGTCCGCATTTTGCAGGTCTCCCGTCTCAATCGCTCGGCTCAGGATGCGATCGCCACGACGATTAAATATACCCTCATGGTTGTGGGTGCAGTGGTCGTCTTTAACCTCTGGGGGTTAGATATTACCTCCCTGACGATTCTGGCTGGGGCCTTGAGTGTGGGGATTGGTTTTGGGTTTCAGGATATTGCCAAAAACCTGGGTAGTGGCTTAGTTCTGCTGTTTGAGCGACCGATTCAGGTGGGGGATTTCGTGGAAGTGGGCAATTCCATGGGGACGGTGGAGCGCATTGGCAGTCGCAGTACCCTAATTCGTACCCTCGATCGCGTCTCGATTATTGTCCCTAATTCCCGATTCTTAGAATCAGAGGTGATTAACTGGAGTCATGACAACCCGGTGTCCCGGTTACGGCTACCGGTAGGGGTGGCCTATGGCTCCAATCTAGAGGCGGTGAAAGCGGCGTTATTAGAGGCGGCCCAGGAGCATCCCCAAGTGTTGCGGATTCCCCCGCCTCGGATTCTTTTTACAGGCTTTGGGGATAGTTCTCTCGATTTTCAGTTGTTGGTGTGGTGTGGTGACCCCAGTCAGCAACAGCTCCTTCGCAGTGATCTCTATTTTGGCATTCATGAACAGTTGAAACGTCGCAACATCGAAATTCCTTTCCCACAACGGGATTTGCATGTACGCTCTGGGAGTTTTGTCATGGGAGAGGGGAATGGAAAGCCAGGGGGGAACCACAGAGTCACGGAGGACAGGGAGTTATGA
- a CDS encoding ABC transporter permease: MAHSSFKPRVSLQSAFVGLMFVFMYLPILVLVVYSFNESAYSAAWEGFTWEWYEYLLSDSRIFAALRNSLTVAISAVAVSAVLGTLMAVGLARYRFPGRRLYLGISYLPLIIPDIAIAVATLVFLAAVGLSLSLWTIVAAHIVFCLAYIAIVVSTRLADLDRNLEEAALDLGATPVQAFFKVLLPQLMPGIVSGCILAFILSMDDFLIASFTAGAGATTLPMEIFSRIRTGVKPDVNALSAILISFSALLAAIAEWVRYRGELQRR; the protein is encoded by the coding sequence ATGGCACATTCTTCGTTTAAACCGCGCGTTTCTCTGCAATCGGCATTTGTGGGGTTGATGTTTGTGTTTATGTATTTGCCGATTTTGGTGTTGGTGGTCTATAGCTTTAATGAGTCTGCCTATAGTGCTGCATGGGAAGGATTTACCTGGGAGTGGTATGAGTATCTCCTGTCGGACTCTCGTATTTTCGCGGCCCTGCGCAATAGCCTGACGGTGGCCATTTCGGCGGTAGCCGTTTCGGCGGTGTTGGGAACCTTGATGGCCGTGGGACTGGCTCGCTATCGTTTTCCGGGCCGCCGACTCTATTTAGGAATTTCCTATTTACCCCTGATCATCCCTGATATTGCCATTGCGGTGGCGACGTTGGTTTTTTTGGCGGCGGTGGGGTTATCCCTGAGTCTCTGGACGATTGTGGCAGCTCATATTGTCTTCTGTTTAGCCTATATTGCTATTGTGGTCTCCACTCGCTTGGCGGATTTGGATCGCAATTTGGAGGAGGCGGCTTTGGATTTGGGGGCCACCCCAGTTCAGGCGTTTTTTAAAGTCCTGTTGCCCCAGTTGATGCCGGGAATTGTCTCGGGGTGCATCTTGGCATTCATCCTGAGCATGGATGATTTTTTGATTGCTAGTTTTACCGCCGGGGCCGGGGCCACAACTCTGCCGATGGAGATTTTCAGCCGCATCCGCACTGGGGTTAAACCGGATGTGAACGCCTTAAGTGCTATTTTAATCAGCTTCTCGGCACTCCTGGCTGCCATTGCTGAGTGGGTCCGTTACCGGGGGGAGTTGCAACGACGATAG
- a CDS encoding ABC transporter permease has translation MSVSPPPSAPSPSRKSELPWGSRWLGVTGLLAPAGLWLLLLLVLPTLVIFQLSLVPNIRPGDVVIPSGIDNYLRALDPGNLRVVLRSLKFALGTTGLCLLLGFPVAYWIALLAPQRWRNLLLLGFVLPLWTSSLLRTYAWIAILRPTGVMNSLFGLLGLPALDILNRPSAVLVGMSYSFLPYMVLILYSSLEKLDRQLLEASADLGATPIQTFWKITVPQSLPGIAAGSLLVFITSLGDFIDPELLGGASSMTVARLIYNQFLGQTPNWGFGSALSMVLIFAVSLAIALLLKYGDSSATQR, from the coding sequence GTGTCTGTTTCTCCTCCCCCCTCTGCCCCCTCCCCAAGCCGCAAATCTGAGTTACCTTGGGGAAGCCGCTGGCTAGGTGTCACGGGACTCCTTGCTCCCGCTGGCCTGTGGTTACTCTTGTTGCTCGTGTTGCCGACGTTGGTAATTTTCCAGTTAAGTTTGGTTCCTAATATCCGACCGGGGGATGTGGTCATTCCCTCGGGTATTGATAATTACCTGCGGGCCCTCGACCCAGGGAATTTGCGGGTAGTGTTGCGATCGCTCAAGTTCGCCTTGGGAACGACGGGCCTCTGTTTACTCTTGGGCTTCCCAGTCGCCTATTGGATTGCCCTATTAGCCCCTCAACGCTGGCGTAATTTATTGCTGCTGGGGTTTGTTTTACCCCTCTGGACCTCTTCTCTCCTACGGACCTATGCCTGGATTGCGATTTTGCGACCCACCGGAGTGATGAATTCCCTCTTTGGCTTGCTGGGATTGCCCGCCTTGGATATTCTCAATCGCCCTTCGGCGGTGTTAGTGGGTATGAGTTATAGTTTCCTGCCTTATATGGTCTTGATTCTCTACTCGTCCCTGGAAAAACTCGATCGCCAACTCTTGGAAGCCTCGGCAGACCTTGGCGCAACCCCAATTCAAACCTTTTGGAAAATCACTGTTCCCCAATCTTTACCTGGAATCGCGGCTGGGTCTTTGTTGGTATTTATCACCAGTTTAGGGGACTTTATTGATCCAGAACTCCTTGGAGGGGCCTCCAGTATGACCGTCGCTCGGCTGATTTATAACCAGTTCTTGGGCCAAACTCCCAATTGGGGTTTTGGTTCCGCGTTGAGTATGGTCTTAATTTTCGCAGTGAGCCTGGCGATTGCCCTCCTACTTAAATATGGTGACTCTTCAGCGACCCAACGCTAA
- a CDS encoding ABC transporter substrate-binding protein has protein sequence MTHPPTSFIRRIRRRQFLQTSTAALSGLALSSCGWTLANVRSTVQTADDILYIYTWAGYTDREVIEQFFEETEIRVIADVFSSNEEMLAKLQAGAGGAYSLIYPSDYMVRRMIDEELLLELDHDRIDGLDTLFPNFQNPSYDPGNRHSVPISWGTTGLVFNTTVLVPPPDDWTYLWENRQRLTRRLTLLNDSREVFGATLRMLGYSYNSTNPQEIRAAYNKLVELRPTIAAFDSDAWRPQILAGDLKVAMCFSSDANEVIQENSDLAYVLPRSGSSIWTDALVIPRTAPNVDAAYAWINFMQRPEVAARIGERLSFATPNKAAFAKLPQSVQNNTSLFPPDSALEKSESLEPIPPEIGEIYNQYWTRLTSG, from the coding sequence GTGACTCATCCCCCTACATCCTTCATTAGACGGATTCGCCGCCGTCAGTTTCTGCAAACCTCAACAGCCGCTCTCTCAGGGTTGGCTCTGTCAAGTTGTGGTTGGACGTTAGCCAATGTCCGCTCAACGGTGCAAACTGCCGATGATATTCTCTATATTTATACCTGGGCCGGCTATACAGACCGGGAGGTGATCGAACAGTTTTTTGAAGAAACTGAGATTCGCGTCATCGCCGATGTTTTCTCCTCTAACGAGGAAATGCTGGCCAAACTACAAGCTGGAGCGGGTGGGGCCTATAGCCTTATTTATCCCTCCGATTACATGGTCCGTCGCATGATCGATGAAGAATTGCTCCTAGAACTCGATCATGATCGCATTGATGGCCTCGATACCCTCTTCCCCAATTTCCAAAATCCTAGCTACGATCCCGGTAACCGTCACAGTGTCCCCATCAGTTGGGGAACGACGGGCTTAGTCTTTAACACAACGGTTCTGGTGCCGCCACCGGATGATTGGACGTACCTCTGGGAAAATCGTCAACGTCTCACCCGCCGCCTCACCTTACTCAATGACTCTCGTGAGGTGTTTGGGGCAACCCTGCGGATGTTGGGCTATTCCTATAACAGCACCAATCCCCAAGAAATTCGCGCCGCCTACAATAAACTTGTGGAACTCCGACCTACCATTGCTGCCTTTGACTCCGATGCTTGGCGACCGCAAATCCTAGCAGGAGACTTAAAGGTGGCTATGTGCTTCTCTTCCGATGCCAATGAGGTGATTCAAGAAAACTCAGATCTGGCCTATGTGTTGCCCCGTAGTGGGTCTTCCATTTGGACGGATGCTCTGGTGATTCCCCGCACTGCCCCCAATGTGGATGCGGCCTATGCTTGGATTAACTTTATGCAGCGTCCTGAGGTGGCGGCACGGATTGGAGAACGGTTGAGTTTTGCCACCCCCAATAAGGCGGCCTTTGCTAAGTTACCTCAGTCGGTTCAAAACAATACGAGTCTCTTTCCCCCGGACTCGGCTTTGGAAAAATCTGAAAGTCTAGAACCCATTCCCCCTGAGATTGGAGAAATTTATAATCAGTATTGGACTCGCTTGACCAGTGGTTAA
- a CDS encoding ABC transporter ATP-binding protein, translated as MLQAASQNSDLSGLESDFDVELHRVFKVFNGETAVRGVEVQIRRGEFFSILGPSGCGKTTTLRLIAGFETPSAGEILIRGRSMTQVPPNERPVNTVFQNYALFDHMSVWENIAFGLRLKRIGRSEIQQRVEEMLQLVKMEAFSNRYPKQLSGGQRQRIALARAIANRPAVLLLDEPLGALDLKLRKEMQMELSNLHRNLGLTFITVTHDQEEALSMSDRIAVMNDGKIEQIGSPTEIYQRPSTPFVADFIGETNLFEGTVESQDHDLVVVRSHSGLKLVVARQPENEHLSHHAVVSIRPENIQLHSDPPESAPNLYRGHLQTAMYLGTHTHCVVTLDSGESVTLRQVSRPEDLPSPDSPVYLSWHPHQSIVLAA; from the coding sequence ATGCTGCAAGCTGCCAGCCAAAACAGCGATCTCAGCGGACTTGAATCCGATTTCGATGTGGAACTTCATCGTGTCTTCAAAGTGTTCAACGGCGAAACGGCCGTGCGCGGCGTTGAAGTGCAAATTCGCCGAGGTGAGTTTTTTAGTATTCTCGGCCCGTCAGGCTGCGGAAAAACCACCACCCTACGACTTATTGCCGGCTTCGAAACCCCCTCAGCCGGAGAAATTCTCATTCGGGGTCGTTCCATGACCCAAGTTCCTCCCAACGAGCGACCGGTCAATACCGTCTTTCAAAACTATGCTCTCTTTGACCACATGAGCGTTTGGGAGAACATTGCCTTTGGCTTAAGGTTAAAACGCATTGGCCGCAGTGAGATTCAGCAACGGGTGGAGGAGATGTTGCAGTTGGTCAAGATGGAGGCCTTTAGCAATCGCTATCCCAAACAGTTATCCGGGGGCCAACGACAACGAATTGCCCTGGCCCGGGCCATTGCCAATCGTCCAGCGGTACTGCTGTTAGATGAACCCTTGGGAGCGTTAGATCTGAAACTGCGTAAGGAAATGCAGATGGAGTTGTCCAACCTGCACCGCAATTTGGGTCTCACCTTTATCACCGTCACCCATGACCAAGAAGAGGCTCTATCGATGTCCGATCGCATTGCCGTCATGAATGATGGCAAAATTGAGCAAATCGGCTCCCCCACTGAGATTTACCAACGGCCATCTACGCCGTTCGTCGCAGATTTCATCGGTGAGACGAACCTTTTTGAGGGAACTGTGGAAAGTCAGGATCATGACCTGGTCGTAGTCCGGAGTCATTCCGGTTTAAAACTGGTGGTAGCACGGCAGCCAGAAAACGAGCATCTGAGCCATCATGCCGTGGTCAGCATCCGGCCTGAAAACATTCAATTGCATTCAGATCCCCCCGAATCTGCCCCAAACCTCTACCGGGGCCATCTGCAAACCGCCATGTATCTAGGAACTCACACCCACTGTGTTGTCACCCTTGATAGTGGGGAATCCGTAACGTTGCGCCAAGTCAGTCGTCCAGAAGACCTACCGAGTCCTGACTCTCCCGTCTATTTATCCTGGCACCCCCATCAAAGCATTGTCTTGGCCGCCTAA